In Clostridium swellfunianum, a genomic segment contains:
- a CDS encoding lysophospholipid acyltransferase family protein — translation MPYLWLIYGIYFLIKLFVKKTKFQILKKKMTPEEIDKYAYEELWKLATSLVVATGSTVKITGEENIPEGSCVFVGNHQGNFDVLVLAGYIHKPIGFIAKKELESFPLVSYWMKQQHSVFMDREDPRASVKAILEGTENLKKGYCMAIYPEGTRSKGPDMGEFKKGAMKLALKAGVPIVPVTINGTYKMFESQNGKKTKPVEVDLIISKPINTKSLSKEEQNNLSEHVKAIIQKNLDELNG, via the coding sequence ATGCCATACTTGTGGTTAATTTACGGTATTTATTTTCTTATTAAATTATTTGTGAAGAAGACTAAATTCCAAATCCTAAAAAAGAAGATGACACCTGAAGAAATAGATAAATATGCATATGAGGAGTTATGGAAACTTGCAACTAGCTTAGTAGTGGCAACAGGTTCCACTGTTAAGATAACTGGTGAAGAGAATATTCCTGAAGGAAGCTGTGTTTTTGTTGGCAATCATCAAGGCAATTTTGATGTATTAGTTCTAGCTGGATATATCCATAAGCCTATTGGATTTATAGCTAAGAAGGAACTTGAGAGTTTTCCACTTGTAAGCTATTGGATGAAACAGCAGCATAGTGTTTTTATGGATAGAGAAGATCCTAGAGCTTCAGTGAAGGCTATATTAGAAGGTACAGAAAATTTAAAGAAAGGCTATTGTATGGCTATTTATCCTGAAGGAACAAGAAGCAAGGGGCCAGATATGGGTGAATTCAAGAAGGGCGCTATGAAGCTTGCTTTAAAAGCGGGAGTACCTATAGTTCCAGTAACAATAAACGGAACCTATAAAATGTTTGAATCACAAAATGGTAAAAAGACAAAGCCAGTAGAAGTAGATTTGATAATATCAAAGCCGATAAATACTAAATCCTTAAGCAAAGAAGAGCAGAATAATTTATCGGAGCATGTGAAAGCAATTATACAAAAGAATTTAGATGAATTAAACGGGTAA
- a CDS encoding ComEC/Rec2 family competence protein, producing MKFIKGYLKYTLVLLILILTLSGCTQSSTNTPINSQDKSLMLIHYIDVGQADSILIQVNGKNMLIDAGNRGDADTVISYLQKQGVKKLDYVIATHPHEDHIGAMSDIIKKFPISEFYAPKKTASTKTFENMINALNGKKIIAARADVTLDLGENTEAVLLAPNNNNYEDINNYSAVLKLKYGSNKFLFMGDAEKLSEKEILNTNSDISADVIKVGHHGSTTSSSKEFLDKAAPKIVVISVGKDNDYGHPHKETLAEFKKRGYTVYRTDIDSTIVLQSDGKNIKKR from the coding sequence ATGAAGTTCATTAAAGGTTATTTAAAATATACATTAGTATTGTTGATATTAATTTTAACTCTTTCAGGCTGCACTCAGTCAAGCACTAATACACCTATAAACTCCCAGGATAAATCCCTAATGCTTATTCATTATATAGATGTAGGTCAAGCTGACAGCATCTTAATACAGGTTAATGGTAAGAATATGCTTATTGATGCAGGAAATAGAGGTGATGCCGATACTGTTATCTCATACCTTCAAAAACAGGGAGTAAAAAAACTCGATTACGTTATAGCTACTCACCCTCATGAGGATCATATAGGAGCTATGAGTGATATAATTAAAAAATTTCCTATTAGTGAATTTTATGCACCAAAGAAAACTGCTTCAACTAAAACTTTTGAAAACATGATTAATGCTTTAAATGGAAAGAAGATAATTGCTGCAAGAGCTGATGTAACACTAGACCTTGGAGAAAATACCGAAGCTGTGCTTTTGGCTCCAAATAACAATAACTATGAAGACATAAACAACTACTCTGCGGTTTTAAAGCTTAAATATGGAAGCAATAAATTTTTGTTTATGGGGGATGCTGAAAAATTAAGTGAAAAAGAAATTCTAAATACAAATTCGGATATTTCAGCAGATGTAATTAAGGTCGGTCATCATGGAAGCACTACTTCCTCTTCAAAGGAATTTCTTGATAAAGCTGCTCCTAAAATTGTAGTAATAAGTGTTGGGAAAGATAACGACTATGGCCACCCGCACAAAGAAACCTTGGCTGAATTTAAGAAAAGAGGATATACGGTATATAGAACTGATATAGACAGTACAATTGTACTTCAATCTGATGGCAAAAATATAAAAAAGAGATAA